A section of the Thermoanaerobaculia bacterium genome encodes:
- the hutI gene encoding imidazolonepropionase has protein sequence MSAERPAPSSLEIRNLSCLATATGRSARRGRAQGELVVIRDAAVRCEGERIVFAGTEADLRGRFPEPAREIDGTGKTLLPGFVDAHTHPVWAGDRAAEFARRLAGESYASIAASGGGIVATVEATRRASRPALTAATRSRLIAMRRSGTTTAEAKSGYALDVEGEIRSLEILRDLASEEIVSIVPTLLAAHEIPVEHRGDRAGWVRANVDEILPRVASARLAVFCDVFCEEGVFTMEESRAILLRAKELGLGIRIHADELARSGGALLAAELGAASADHLLFIGPGEIEALARAGTVATLLPGTAWWLRSRRAPARELVEAGVPVAVATDANPGSCNTESLPAVAGHACHDYGLSIEETLTAITLNGAASLGLAANRGSVEPGKRADLVILDAPDYRHLVYHWGLPLVTHTIIGGRVHEF, from the coding sequence ATGTCGGCTGAGCGGCCGGCGCCCTCGTCCCTCGAAATCCGGAACCTCTCCTGCCTCGCGACGGCGACCGGGCGCTCGGCGCGGCGCGGGCGCGCGCAGGGCGAGCTCGTCGTGATCCGCGACGCGGCCGTCCGGTGCGAAGGGGAGAGGATCGTCTTCGCCGGAACGGAAGCGGACCTGCGCGGCCGCTTTCCGGAGCCCGCGCGGGAGATCGACGGCACGGGAAAGACGCTCCTCCCCGGATTCGTGGACGCCCACACGCATCCGGTATGGGCCGGCGACCGCGCGGCGGAGTTCGCGCGGCGGCTGGCCGGAGAGAGCTACGCGTCGATCGCCGCGTCCGGCGGCGGGATCGTCGCGACGGTCGAGGCGACGCGGCGGGCTTCCCGGCCGGCGCTGACCGCGGCCACGCGCTCGCGGCTGATCGCGATGCGCCGCTCCGGCACGACGACCGCCGAGGCCAAGTCGGGGTATGCGCTCGACGTGGAAGGCGAGATCCGGTCGCTCGAGATCCTGCGGGACCTCGCTTCCGAGGAGATCGTCTCCATCGTTCCGACGCTGCTCGCCGCGCACGAGATCCCGGTCGAGCACCGGGGCGACCGCGCCGGCTGGGTCCGGGCGAACGTCGACGAGATCCTGCCGCGCGTCGCGTCGGCGCGGCTCGCCGTCTTCTGCGACGTCTTCTGCGAGGAAGGCGTCTTCACGATGGAGGAGTCGCGGGCGATTCTCCTCCGCGCGAAGGAGCTCGGGCTCGGGATCCGCATCCACGCGGACGAGCTCGCCCGCTCCGGCGGTGCCCTCCTCGCCGCGGAGCTCGGCGCGGCGTCGGCCGACCATCTCCTGTTCATCGGTCCCGGGGAGATCGAAGCGCTCGCGCGCGCCGGAACGGTCGCGACCCTCCTTCCGGGCACCGCGTGGTGGCTCCGGTCGCGTCGCGCCCCCGCGCGCGAGCTCGTCGAGGCCGGCGTACCCGTCGCCGTCGCGACCGACGCGAATCCCGGCTCGTGCAACACGGAATCGCTCCCGGCGGTGGCGGGGCACGCCTGCCACGATTACGGGCTGTCGATCGAGGAGACGCTGACCGCGATCACCCTGAACGGAGCGGCATCCCTGGGGCTCGCCGCCAACCGCGGCTCCGTCGAGCCGGGCAAGCGCGCCGACCTCGTGATCCTGGACGCTCCCGACTATCGCCACCTCGTCTATCATTGGGGCCTGCCCCTGGTCACCCACACGATCATCGGAGGGCGCGTGCATGAATTTTGA